One Salvia miltiorrhiza cultivar Shanhuang (shh) chromosome 6, IMPLAD_Smil_shh, whole genome shotgun sequence genomic window, CACCCTCTACCGCCGGCGTCGCCCCTGCCGCCGtcgccaccaccaccggcgCTACCCTCTGCCGTCGGCGACCCCCACCCCGCGCCCTATACAACACTCTCCATCTCccaacaaaacacacacacacatggaACACCATGCGTCGCTCACAACCATCGTCGCCCTCAAAACGACGAGCGGCTCCCCCTCAATTTCGCGCAAAGTGTATTCGTCCCGCCAGATTTGCGGACGCTGCATTTTCTCCCCCCGCATCAACGGCGGCCGCCTCGAGATTAACGGGTCCAGCATCCGAGGGGGCCAAGTTTGAGATCTACATGGGGGATCTGAAGTTGCTCAAGGGCATTTTCAGGAAATTCGATTAGAGCAACGACTGGGGAATGGAATGCAAGTGCGTGTTGTTGGAGATGGGAATGGGGTTGACCGGGCTCTTGAGCCAAAAGGTGGAGATGGTGGCGCCGGTGCAAGGGAGAAGAAGGTGTTGCGAGCTGGTGGAAATCCCGGAGGTGAGGGATGAGGTGGGATTCGGTGCCTGCTGCAGCAGCAAATGCAGTGGAGTGGAGGGGAATGGCGATGGCGGCGGAGATGGTGAGATGAAGGTGGATCTGGAGGGGGTGAATTCGCCGGTGGATGTGGGGATTTGGATGGTTTGTTGTTGCCGGAAAACTAGAGAGTGGCAGACGACTGCAAGcgccggtggtggtggcggtggtAGGGGCGGCGTCAGCGGCAGAGAGTGGCGGCGAAGGGTGGGGGGtgggaaattagggtttgggagtggggagaggttggggaagatgatgatgtgatttttgtttttgtttttttttattattattattattacttccACATGTCAATATATAtgcttagagcatccgcaatgggcttacttgatagcctacttgatagtggggaccacattgagtaagtagtgctgcattggggttacttgatagcctacttgattgtagttttcatttttatgtttttcatttaaattaattttactcaaatttaaataacatatttttctaatagttaaaaacgccattaaactaaaacatcattaaaaattacataaaaattaaaaacacctaaaacatcattaaaaattacataaaaattaaaaacacctaaaacatcattaaaaattacataaaaattaaaaacacctaaaacatcattaaaattacataactaaaatcctagtctagactacgacgcttgagcacgtcggcgaccatggacgcatgcaatgccctttgtgcgtccgtcatgtgcgtcgtatctGTGTtgaggagctgcatatcgagctccctctccttgaCATCGTTCCTCCTGgtgtactgggcggtgaatgccctcatctgttggtcggacctgtccaacctctccactatttcgggtggaggctccgagctcATCTGCGATGCCGACGCATTCCCTTTCCCCTCCGCCGctttcgccgccgccttcgccgccttgttgccaatagGCCGGGAAGaggagatctcctcgcccgacgccgaggtggtaaagccgccctcttccgtagtctttgtcctcttggaggcatacACGTCTCCggcgaggtacatcgacttgaacttgggattgttccggagaactttCCACGCGTTCCAAAAGTTGAATGCGGCCTTTTGTGGGCTTCGCtgcttgaagaggatttgggccttgtcacGGAGCATATCGTCCACCCAAATAGattcccagagacgcacatccgcgctcactcgGGCCCAGTGGCCTTGAATTTGCCGAATTTTAAGCTCGACACCGATGATGGGGTTGACACGGTCGCGAATCCGTCCCCAATACGCCTCCCTCTtttgatccgtcccacggatggcgtcgttcgTCTCTTTGGCCCAaacttggacgatgagatccgtatgctcgggaagATAAGTATGACGGAGCCTTCCTTCCGCCGCTGgcttgtcgtgcttgattttgtgggcgatttccttcctccggccgcctttctTTGGTTTGGAGGCACTTTCCTCGGCACTTGCTGGGGCATCCTCGGCACTTGCTGgggtctcctccaagttgatccCCCCATATTGGAGTCATAATCGGCgaagagatcggggcaccaattaggatcatagtaagggttgtgtggatccatgaagaaagaaaatatgagGAGTGGAAGAAAGAAAATTGTAGATGAAGAAGATGTGTGGAGAATAAATGGAAGAGAAGGGTTTTTaaagagaagaagatgaaaaaaaaaaaattaaacgatCAAGGCAAGAATTCCAAGAAAATAACagtcaatttttttcaaaattcaattttttttttaattcaggcgcgtgcattgcacgcgccatacAATCCCTTCCTCCGTGCATACTCGAACACTCGAGCAAGCCTCGAGTAAGGGCACCCCGCAATGCCTTACTCGAGTATAGCgatcgagtagagcgttgcggGTTCTCTTAGGTGTCAATTTCGACTGTCACTGTGCCAacgagacaaaaatgaaaggttatgtatttagagacaaattttttaaaatatgaacaaaaaccaattccgtgtaaacgttatggatttacatgCAATTACCCCCTTTAATATATTACTAGCATTTGCGCccatgcaatgcacaaaaaaatattttaaatttttatatttatataattatttttatatttgctTTGTAGCATTAtgttatcatttttattttttgtgtatgcatgtattataattatattgaaTATATCAAAGAACGAAAAAATTGAagggaaaaaaatattattaatagttTTGTGGTCTCTATtttgttaataaaataataataaaagtttaGGGATATTACATTACGTCTACCTATAATAAAAGATGTATAGGAAACatcatgatatatttttattaagagTTAATTGCTTGTAAATTCACGAACTTTCGTTATCTTCTAGCTTTTACCATGATATTTTTTAAAGATAATCAATTAATCCATCAATTAAAAATTCATTCTTAATGTTCCAAATAGGTATAATTATCTTCAAATTAAAGTCGAGCTGAACATCGAGATTACCAGGCCGATGGCGCGATTATATAAGGCTAGGATCGTTTCACTTGTAAGACGGTCACAcatcttaattttaatttagggATAATTATTCTCGTGGAAACATTAAGAATAAATTTCCAGTTTTGAGGATAATTAAATTTGTCAATTTTAAATGtcgtgaaaaaaataaaaatttgataaaagttCGTGAATTTATACAATGAGTTAATTGtgtgtaatatcatgaactttgctcaaaattcattttccccatgaactttaaaaaatccaaattatatcaaatactttgatatCTGTTCAAATTGCCCATGATTTAATTCTTGATTATTCAAAATTGACCCccattaaatttgaaatattcaGAATTGACTCATTCACAAAATAAATTACACAATAACTTCACCTTTTGAACTTATATATCAAAATACCCTAATGAATTTgttcttttataattataaaacatacacatcaCACTCTCTCACGCTCTCAACTAAAATCGTATcagattatatttttattgaggaattatattatatttaatttatttaataatgaatTCTACGTGGGAAGAGACTTCAAAGAAAAATTATAGATCCGGATAATTATCCGAAATGTAATGTATACAGGCATCGGCGGAGCCAGACGGGGGCAGTGGGGTCACTGGACACCCCTGgaaattttcaaaat contains:
- the LOC130990826 gene encoding LOW QUALITY PROTEIN: uncharacterized protein LOC130990826 (The sequence of the model RefSeq protein was modified relative to this genomic sequence to represent the inferred CDS: substituted 1 base at 1 genomic stop codon) gives rise to the protein MRRSQPSSPSKRRAAPPQFRAKCIRPARFADAAFSPPASTAAASRLTGPASEGAKFEIYMGDLKLLKGIFRKFDXSNDWGMECKCVLLEMGMGLTGLLSQKVEMVAPVQGRRRCCELVEIPEVRDEVGFGACCSSKCSGVEGNGDGGGDGEMKVDLEGVNSPVDVGIWMTTLNDSFLADLDELSDNEDDLLFHGVVLFFEEADNDNAEHMEEDIDGDLADIEALNYDDIS